The following proteins are encoded in a genomic region of Coffea eugenioides isolate CCC68of chromosome 6, Ceug_1.0, whole genome shotgun sequence:
- the LOC113775969 gene encoding rust resistance kinase Lr10-like, which produces MHSKSIRIMDPGVVKNNCSTVPLYSILDFSYSPLSPGSDAFLLIFVTCKRPVHSSMYVDTSPCLTAREFSNQEIAYQSNYSYVVVSKSSDLVASDIEETCTIHKIITSRFQHSLNVNLSFQDIHDAMASGFELKWGYMNICEASIFKCLAVYISGLGPFVGFAIGARAIIGAILLVAFLIYKCQRRHLSVYDAIEEYLQSRNNLIPIRYSYKQIKKMTNNFKEKLGEGGYGCVYKAKLRSGELVAIKMLNKSKANGQEFINEVAALGRIHHVNVVRLVGFCVTASKHALVYDYMPNGSLEKFIFSKRLDGNPLSWKKATEIAMGVARGIEYLHQGCSMQILHFDIKPHNILLDENFTPKVSDFGLAKLHPVQNNTVILSAVRGTLGYMAPELFYKRVGKVSSKADVYSFGMLLMELVGRRRNLNAHAEHSSQMYFPSWIYDKFDQGENLEIENATEDENRTARKLILIALWCIQMTPDDRPSMREVVEMLQGDLTALQLAPKPLFYPPDSPRLVQSNSYSSTCQESTVDSVSLEETE; this is translated from the exons ATGCACTCAAAATCGATTCGTATTATGGATCCTGGGGTTGTGAAGAACAACTGCTCCACTGTTCCACTGTACTCAATTCTTGACTTTTCATATAGTCCTCTAAGCCCTGGTTCTGACGCTTTTCTGTTGATTTTTGTGACTTGTAAGAGACCAGTCCATTCTTCTATGTATGTAGACACCTCTCCTTGTTTAACCGCCAGGGAATTTTCCAATCAGGAAATTGCTTATCAGAGCAATTACAGTTATGTAGTGGTCAGTAAATCTTCGGATCTGGTGGCATCTGATATCGAAGAGACATGTACCATCCACAAAATCATTACTTCACGGTTTCAGCACTCTCTGAATGTCAACCTTTCTTTCCAGGACATCCATGACGCCATGGcatctggttttgagcttaaatGGGGTTATATGAACATATGCGAGGCGTCAATTTTCA AATGTTTAGCAGTATACATTAGTGGTCTGGGCCCGTTCGTAG GTTTTGCCATTGGAGCAAGAGCAATTATTGGTGCTATATTACTAGTTGCATTTCTCATCTATAAGTGCCAACGAAGGCATTTATCGGTATATGATGCTATAGAAGAGTATCTCCAAAGTCGCAACAACTTGATCCCTATCAGGTACTCCTATAAACAAATCAAGAAGATGACCAACAATTTTAAGGAAAAGTTAGGAGAAGGTGGTTATGGTTGTGTATACAAAGCAAAATTGCGGAGTGGTGAACTAGTGGCAATCAAGATGTTGAACAAGTCCAAAGCTAATGGCCAAGAATTCATCAATGAGGTTGCAGCTCTTGGAAGAATTCACCACGTTAATGTGGTGCGATTAGTGGGGTTTTGTGTAACTGCCTCAAAGCATGCACTCGTCTACGATTACATGCCCAATGGATCCCTAGAAAAGTTCATTTTCTCCAAACGTCTGGATGGAAATCCATTAAGTTGGAAGAAGGCAACCGAGATCGCCATGGGTGTAGCTCGAGGGATTGAATACTTGCATCAAGGCTGCAGCATGCAAATTTTGCATTTTGACATAAAGCCACACAACATCTTACTTGATGAAAACTTCACGCCAAAGGTTTCTGACTTTGGACTGGCTAAATTACATCCTGTTCAAAATAATACTGTAATTCTAAGTGCTGTGAGAGGAACATTAGGATACATGGCTCCAGAATTGTTCTACAAAAGGGTTGGAAAAGTCTCATCCAAGGCTGATGTATATAGCTTCGGAATGCTGCTTATGGAGTTGGTAGGAAGGAGGAGAAACCTGAATGCACATGCTGAGCATTCAAGCCAAATGTACTTCCCTTCATGGATATATGACAAATTTGACCAAGGAGAGAACCTGGAAATTGAAAATGCAACTGAAGATGAAAACAGAACTgcaagaaaattaattttgattGCATTGTGGTGTATACAGATGACGCCAGATGATCGGCCTTCAATGAGAGAAGTTGTGGAAATGCTACAAGGTGATCTCACAGCCTTGCAGTTGGCACCAAAACCTCTGTTTTATCCTCCGGATTCCCCTCGGCTGGTGCAGAGCAATAGCTATAGTAGTACTTGCCAAGAGTCAACAGTTGACTCTGTATCTCTTGAAGAAACAGAGTAA